The Coffea arabica cultivar ET-39 chromosome 4e, Coffea Arabica ET-39 HiFi, whole genome shotgun sequence genome includes a window with the following:
- the LOC113741056 gene encoding uncharacterized protein, whose protein sequence is MDGTDIAHGTTVVSWAVFEALKDAVTKEPGLPLDDFAKPFEVYVNASDIVVGVFKEANASPAHHNAHHVAVRWFTFQVYIKARVARSIWSHCFRQGHDVETCHVLKPELRGASGHHTKTTGTTQLRLAETSNTDMPDGPLEGNGERPSVLIQDAAVIDGAKGEVNETVTGKALVAHDQLIGGTPHEAEQGDQVQQSCATIPAQQERKMEEDYGTVAVEGIEVVLPHDKGEERSEDVGSGLPARVVVRSAEGQVEDIQDTQRRVGTLSPRGKDLIRQEESSLETGHIDTGGTLELEEVVRKERMDARSRGLRVGLPSDRTLRSMCTQQDREDLWNALLQDKPAFNPWFLVGDFNVVTNTEEKRGGLPFRPSEGSDFLNFMALAGVSDAGFSGSRFTWCNNRSGTARIWKRLDRLLLCGSAMELPYQFMVQHLGRDPSDHAPLLLSVDTRLDNKPKPFRFLNIWTTHPDFLGVIKDCWVHPVNGSPLQVLASKLRNVKNALKQWSRTTFGDIFEGVRSAERVVTESETAYDLDPTEQRRSELHHARARLRRALVVEEGFWRQKARVKWLSDGDRNTKYFHSLVTERRRRAVIHRVRGTAGEWIEGECQIGEAAVGFFKDLFTAEGDLPSLTGLEIIPKLITDQENSRLTDIPSLTEVKDIVFAMDGESAAGPDGFTGKFFTFAWEVVASDLYRAVVSFFCGAELPRSITATSIVLLPKVENPQDFKHFRPISLCNFTNKIISKLLSARLAMILTRIISPQQSGFVQGRQITDNFLLAQELVADIGKSNRGGNVVIKLDMMKAYDKVSWPFLLQVLRYFGFSETWIDMIWRLISNVWFSVLVNGGSNGFFRSSRGLRQGDPISPALFVIGAEVLSRTLNTLPTQRGFTPFKVPPHCSIITHLAFADDVIIFSSGAKSSLRLIKRVLDDYNEASGQRINPQKSCFLTHPRAPSQRAAVVNQILGYNKRDFPIRYLGCPLYTGRSKKVYYTDIYNAVANRILSWKNQILSLGGRVVLIQSVLSSMPIHLLAAASPPKGMLMVIEKLFAKFLWGSSNFGDKFHWIRWADLCRPKDEGGVGLRGLKQVYDSFSIKLWWKFRQQQSLWAKFMSQKYCAGHHPCLADIGHPGSQVWQRMVTMQRFGEDNISWVVREGALDFWHDNWMGSGALCDKVEVFHDHSVVDFVDRRAWNVDMLHQFLDGELVTQVLEIDPPTDRGNDTMVWALTNSGVFSTASAYSLIRQSNDNSWLFGRIWQQGLPVKVSFFMLRLLQGRLPLMDRLKRFGVCGPSRCLCCQNPQEEDLNHVFCSGEGARLVWRHFESTAGEFSGVHTVRHMVWSCWLRRGTNDRVKFLHNILPSVVCWVLWKARNEGVFEGRKMRIRPTVNRIVQFLHDFLQSRFPGVQPSAPTWEGLLLELGSHQRRMVIRPVYWVTPRRGYKLNSDGCSRGNPGRSGGGGLVRDSRGNFVFGYAEPFGVITSMQAELRALLWGVRHCVIRGCLELHLEADSLTLVHIVQGTSACPWRLQRDLDELMMFKQYFTSITHCYREANAPADHLANFGADSSAGHVFNTFSELPQLVRGAIRLDRLGFPTFRTRCLA, encoded by the exons ATGGACGGCACCGACATCGCCCACGGAACTACGGTCGTTTCTTGG GCAGTGTTTGAGGCACTAAAGGATGCGGTGACGAAAGAGCCGGGCTTGCCACTGGACGATTTTGCTAAGCCATTTGAGGTGTACGTCAATGCATCCGACATAGTTGTTGGAG TCTTCAAGGAGGCTAATGCAAGTCCTGCACACCATAACGCTCACCATGTAGCAGTTAGATGGTTTACTT TTCAAGTTTATATTAAAGCCCGAGTTGCGAGGAGCATCTGGTCACATTGTTTCCGCCAAGGTCACGATGTGGAGACTTGTCATGTTTTAAAGCCCGAGTTGCGAGGAGCATCTGGTCACCATACCAAGACTACTGGAACAACACAACTACGGTTGGCAGAGACGTCGAATACAGACATGCCTGATGGCCCTTTGGAGGGTAATGGAGAAAGGCCATCGGTATTGATACAAGATGCGGCAGTAATTGATGGGGCAAAGGGAGAAGTTAATGAGACTGTGACTGGCAAAGCGCTAGTTGCTCACGATCAGTTAATAGGTGGTACGCCTCACGAAGCTGAGCAAGGTGACCAGGTGCAGCAGTCCTGTGCTACTATACCAGCGCAGCAGGAGAGGAAAATGGAGGAGGATTATGGGACGGTGGCGGTAGAAGGTATCGAGGTGGTGCTGCCACATGACAAAGGAGAGGAACGTTCTGAAGATGTGGGGAGTGGGTTGCCCGCGAGGGTGGTCGTACGTTCTGCTGAGGGGCAAGTTGAAGACATACAAGATACTCAACGAAGGGTCGGTACCCTCTCCCCTAGGGGCAAGGATCTTATCCGACAAGAAGAGTCATCACTAGAGACCGGGCATATAGACACGGGGGGTACCCTGGAACTAGAAGAAGTTGTTCGTAAGGAGCGAATGGATGCAAGGTCGCGTGGTCTCCGGGTTGGTCTCCCGTCAGATAGAACACTACGCTCCATG TGTACGCAGCAGGACAGAGAGGATTTGTGGAATGCACTTTTGCAGGATAAACCCGCCTTCAATCCTTGGTTTTTGGTGGGGGATTTCAATGTGGTCACAAATACAGAGGAGAAGAGGGGTGGATTGCCATTTAGACCGTCGGAGGGATCAGACTTTCTGAATTTTATGGCGCTAGCTGGTGTCAGTGATGCGGGATTCTCTGGGTCAAGGTTTACATGGTGTAATAATCGTTCGGGAACGGCGCGGATCTGGAAGCGTCTGGATCGCTTACTTCTGTGTGGGAGTGCAATGGAGCTACCGTACCAATTCATGGTGCAACATTTAGGCCGTGACCCGTCGGATCATGCTCCCTTGTTGCTATCGGTGGATACGAGGCTAGACAATAAACCCAAGCCGTTTCGTTTCTTAAACATCTGGACCACTCATCCTGATTTTCTGGGGGTTATCAAGGACTGTTGGGTTCATCCAGTCAATGGCTCTCCTTTGCAAGTATTGGCATCGAAGTTGAGGAATGTTAAAAATGCCCTCAAGCAGTGGTCTAGGACGACATTCGGGGATATTTTTGAAGGGGTACGTAGTGCAGAGCGTGTGGTAACCGAGTCTGAGACAGCATACGACCTCGATCCTACTGAGCAGCGACGGAGCGAGTTACATCATGCTCGGGCTCGATTGCGCCGAGCGCTTGTAGTTGAGGAGGGTTTTTGGAGACAAAAGGCGCGGGTTAAGTGGCTTTCGGACGGAGATAGGAACACCAAATATTTCCACTCCTTGGTTACGGAAAGGAGACGTAGGGCAGTAATTCATCGAGTCAGGGGTACTGCTGGAGAGTGGATCGAGGGGGAATGCCAAATTGGGGAGGCAGCGGTGGGTTTCTTTAAGGATCTTTTCACGGCAGAGGGGGATCTTCCCTCCCTTACCGGTCTGGAGATCATACCTAAACTGATAACAGACCAGGAAAACTCACGGTTAACGGACATTCCATCTCTTACAGAAGTTAAAGACATAGTCTTTGCTATGGATGGAGAGAGCGCAGCCGGCCCGGACGGGTTTACAGGGAAATTCTTTACCTTTGCTTGGGAGGTAGTGGCATCGGATTTATACCGGGCGGTTGTCAGCTTTTTCTGCGGTGCTGAACTACCTAGGAGTATCACGGCTACCTCAATTGTGTTGCTGCCAAAAGTGGAGAACCCCCAAGATTTTAAGCATTTTCGTCCAATCAGTCTGTGCAACTTTACTAACAAAATCATCTCCAAGCTGTTATCGGCAAGGTTGGCGATGATATTAACCCGGATTATATCTCCACAGCAAAGCGGGTTTGTCCAAGGGAGGCAGATTACAGATAATTTCTTGTTAGCTCAGGAGTTAGTAGCCGATATCGGGAAATCAAATCGGGGTGGCAATGTGGTCATCAAGTTAGACATGATGAAGGCTTATGATAAAGTCTCATGGCCCTTTCTCCTACAGGTGCTACGATATTTCGGATTCAGTGAGACCTGGATAGACATGATTTGGCGCTTAATATCGAATGTGTGGTTCTCGGTACTTGTTAATGGTGGTTCAAACGGCTTTTTCAGATCTTCACGGGGTTTACGGCAAGGGGATCCAATTTCACCAGCCTTATTCGTTATCGGAGCTGAGGTGCTGTCTAGAACCCTCAACACGCTACCCACACAAAGAGGATTTACTCCATTCAAAGTTCCTCCTCATTGTTCTATAATTACGCATTTGGCATTCGCCGATGACGTGATTATCTTTTCCAGTGGGGCCAAGTCATCCCTACGTCTGATTAAACGGGTTTTGGATGATTATAATGAGGCATCAGGTCAGCGAATCAACCCTCAGAAGAGTTGTTTCCTTACTCATCCACGGGCACCATCTCAGAGGGCAGCGGTTGTTAACCAGATACTAGGGTATAATAAACGCGACTTTCCAATACGGTACCTTGGTTGTCCCTTGTATACCGGAAGGAGCAAGAAGGTTTACTATACGGATATATACAATGCGGTGGCGAATCGGATTTTGAGTTGGAAAAACCAGATATTATCGCTAGGAGGCAGGGTGGTGTTGATTCAGAGCGTGTTATCCTCTATGCCAATTCACTTGCTGGCAGCCGCGTCCCCTCCAAAAGGGATGTTGATGGTCATAGAGAAATTGTTCGCCAAGTTCTTGTGGGGATCTTCGAATTTCGGGGATAAATTCCATTGGATACGTTGGGCAGATTTGTGTCGGCCGAAGGATGAAGGGGGTGTAGGCCTGCGGGGTTTGAAACAGGTCTACGACTCATTTTCCATTAAACTCTGGTGGAAATTTCGACAACAACAATCATTATGGGCAAAGTTTATGTCCCAGAAGTATTGTGCAGGTCATCACCCTTGTCTTGCTGATATTGGGCATCCGGGATCCCAAGTTTGGCAGAGGATGGTTACAATGCAGCGTTTTGGGGAGGATAATATTAGCTGGGTAGTTCGGGAGGGGGCTTTGGACTTTTGGCATGATAATTGGATGGGGTCAGGTGCGCTTTGTGACAAGGTTGAGGTCTTCCATGATCATTCGGTGGTTGATTTTGTAGATCGGCGGGCTTGGAATGTGGACATGCTCCATCAATTCTTGGATGGAGAATTGGTTACGCAGGTTTTGGAGATTGACCCTCCTACCGATAGGGGAAATGATACAATGGTATGGGCATTGACGAACTCGGGTGTTTTTTCCACTGCATCGGCTTACTCATTGATCCGTCAATCCAATGACAATTCTTGGCTTTTTGGTCGTATATGGCAGCAGGGTCTTCCAgtcaaggtttctttctttatgCTGCGACTACTACAGGGGAGGCTCCCTCTTATGGATCGCCTAAAGAGGTTTGGGGTTTGTGGCCCATCTAGATGCTTGTGTTGTCAGAATCCCCAGGAGGAGGATTTGAATCATGTGTTTTGCTCAGGAGAAGGGGCACGATTGGTCTGGCGACACTTCGAGAGTACTGCTGGTGAGTTTAGTGGGGTGCATACGGTGCGTCATATGGTGTGGTCTTGTTGGTTAAGGAGGGGGACTAATGATCGTGTAAAGTTTTTGCATAATATACTTCCTTCGGTGGTATGCTGGGTTTTATGGAAGGCTAGGAATGAAGGGGTGTTTGAAGGTCGGAAGATGAGGATCAGGCCTACGGTGAATCGGATTGTTCAGTTTCTGCATGATTTCCTTCAGTCACGGTTCCCGGGGGTGCAGCCTTCTGCCCCTACATGGGAAGGGTTGCTTCTCGAATTAGGTAGTCATCAAAGGCGGATGGTTATTAGGCCAGTTTACTGGGTAACTCCACGTAGAGGCTATAAGTTGAATTCAGATGGATGTTCTCGGGGGAACCCAGGAAGGAGTGGGGGGGGTGGGCTTGTGCGGGATAGTCGAGGAAATTTTGTATTCGGCTACGCGGAGCCCTTCGGGGTGATAACCAGCATGCAGGCGGAACTTCGAGCGTTGCTATGGGGCGTTAGACATTGTGTGATTCGAGGGTGCTTGGAGTTACACTTAGAGGCGGATTCTCTCACCCTGGTTCACATTGTTCAAGGGACTAGTGCTTGTCCTTGGCGTTTACAGAGAGATCTGGATGAGTTGATGATGTTCAAGCAATATTTCACATCGATCACACACTGCTACAGGGAAGCAAACGCACCTGCAGATCATTTGGCAAATTTTGGTGCTGATTCTAGTGCAGGTCATGTGTTTAATACATTCTCAGAATTGCCGCAATTGGTTAGGGGGGCTATTAGATTAGATCGATTAGGATTTCCTACGTTTCGTACACGGTGTCTGGCATGA